CCGACGATGGAGTCGCTGCGGGGTTTTCGCTAACGCGTTCCCATTCTGAAGTTGCCATGCAATTTATCGACTCCGCGGGCAAGTACGTCGGTTTGTCCAGGAACTATGCCGATATTGCGCACGAAGCCGTGTCGCTGACTCACGAGGGCAAGGAACTTACGGTCACCGCCACCGGCGCGGGTTCGACAGCTTCAGCCATCATCCCATCGGCATACGCGCCGCGCGGCCAGGCAACCATGGCATCCACCAGCACCTGGGAATTCACGTTGGCCCCGAACTCCCTGCTGGTATTGACGGGCGAAGCAACGCTGAACGTGGGTATATCGGAAGTCTTGTCAGGCCAATTACGGGCAAGCACGGAGTTCAGTGGCTTGGGAGTGCTGGGATCCGACACGGACACTCCCTCCAGCTCTACATTCTCGTACCTTCACACCACCCAGTTCGGGCAGCAGGGAGACTTGAATACAGGGTTCGGCCTGTCGCTGTCAAACTTTTCGGATAGCAGCCAGCAGGGAATTTTCAGGCTGAACACGCATAACTTCGCCCGCGTGTTTACGGCAGCCACGCCGCCTCCCGTTCCCGAACCCGCTACCTACATGATGCTGGTCTGCGGGCTGGTGGCGATGGCGGTGTCCGCTCGCAGGCGCAGGGCAAGCGCCGGCACTTGAGTCGACCGCGTCGCAATGCCGGCCGGGAAACGGGCCGGCACGAAGCAGACATATCGTCGAGCGCGCGGCGCATTGCGGCCCGAACTCGCGGCTTGACCCCGCATGCGCACGGCGCGCTTGGCCTTTCTTGCAGGCTGCCTGACACCAGCCGGCCGTGGTATTGACCACTGCGGCGGATTGACCTCGGGTGTCGGAGACCGGTTTTCGCCGACAAGGCTCCCTCAGCGCGCCGATCCCCGCAGCACCTCCGTCAACACCCGCCCCTCGGCCCCGGCCGGCGCGCGTACCTTCAGCACCGCGGCCAGCGTGGGCGCGATGTCCACCACCTCGGCATACTGCGTGTAATTGCCCGGCGCGATCCACCGCTTGCCCATCATCATCAGCGGCACGCTGGTGTCGTAGCGGTACGGCGTGCCGTGCGTGGCGCCGCCCGTGCCCGAGCCGAACGCCCAGTAGGGGCGCGTGACGACGACCAGGTCGCCCGATTCGTGGCGGTGCCAGCCGCGGCGCATCAGCAGGTCCTGCCGGGTGCCGGTGGCGCCGCTTTCCTCGAAGCGCGTGCGCGTGTAGACATCGGCGATGCCGGCCTGCGCCTGTAGCCACCTGCTGGCGGCCTGTTCCACGTCCGCGCGTTTCAGGCCGGCCTTGTCGATCGCGCCCCCGTCGAGGTAGATGTTCGGCAGCACCGCGTTGGTTATCGGCTTGGCGCCGTTGAACGTGGCGGCCAGGTGCTGCTCCAGGCCGGCCATCAGTTTCTTGCTGTCGACGCGGCCGGCATCGATGCGCTGCCGCTGCGAGAACTCCGCGCTGTTGGCGAAGCCGTGGTCGGCCGTCAGCACGATCATCCAGCCGTCCGCGCCGACGCGCTTGTCGAGATACGAGAAGAAGCCGGCCAGCATCCGGTCCAGCCGCTGCAGGTGGTCGTGCGACATCCTGCTTTCCGGGCCGTGGCGGTGGTTTACGTAGTCGTGGCCCGAAAGGCTCACGCCCAGCAGGTCGGGCACGCCGGCCGGGTTGGCGCCCAGCGCTTCGCCCTCGATCGCCGCGCGGGCGAAGTCCAGCGTCAGCTCGTCGACGGGCGGGCCTTCCTTCAGCCGCTTGTAGTAGTCGGCATCGGGCTTGCCGCCCTCGCTGTAGTACGAGAAGTTGAACAGCGGGCCTTCCGCATCGTTGGCGTAGGCGCTGTCGGCCAGCAGCGGCGTCCATTTCTGGCCGTAGTAGCGGTCCTGCGGCTTGCCGGCCTGGTAGCGTTGCACCCATTGCGGGTGCTGCTGCATGTACCAGGTGCTGCTGGCGAAGTTGCCGCTGCTTTCCATGTACATGTAGGCGGTGCCGCCCTTGCCGGCCAGGAGGATCGCGCCGCGGTCCTTGCCGGAAACGGCGATGACCCTGGCGCGGTTGCCGGTGGCGTAGCGCAACTGGTCGCCCAGCGTGTCCACGCGCAGCCGGGCAGGGGACGTGCCGTCGCTCGGGTCGGTTTCCTCGCCGATGTACTTGTGGTCGCGGTCCTCGGTGCAGTAGACCTGCTGGCCGGTGGCGCGGTCGACCCAGTTGTTGGCCACGATGCCGTGCTGGTTCGGGTAGGCGCCGGTGAGGATGGCCGCGTGGCCGACGGCGGTCACGGTGGTGCCGTGCGCCTGGTGCGCATCGGTAAACCAGGCGCCGCCTTCGAGCAGCCGGCGGAAGCCGCCCTGGCCGAACTGGTCGCGGTAGCGCACCACCTGCTCCTGCGGCAGGCCGTCCACGGCCATTACCACGACGAGTTTCGGGGCGGATGAGGAGGCGGATGCGGGGGCAGGTGCGGGGGCTGCCGGAGCGGCAGCGGCATGCAGCGGAATCGACAGGGCCAGGGGCAGGAGGAGCGAGGTTTTCATGTTTTGAAAGTAAATCGGTCAGCATTCCATGATGACAGATTAACGTGTCTTCCGGATGACCTGGCTGTTACAAACGTTCACCAACTCTTCCAGGATGCCCCGACCGGATCGGTTAAAGTGCGCTCACCATTTCACCCGTCATCACAACAAGGAGAAACACATGACCCTGATGAAAACCGTGGCTGCCGCGGCATTGATATTTGCCGCCGCCCAGGCTGCTGCCCAGGCGCCGGTACCGACCACCGGCACCACCGTCATCATTCCCGCATATGGCGAAGTGAAGGCGCCGAACGACCAGGCCACGGCCACGCTGGCGATCGAGGAACAGGACAGGGACAAGGCCGCCGCCGCTTCGCGGGTCAACCAGAAGATGAAGCAGGGCCTCGATATCCTCAAGCGCGAAGACCCGCAGGCCAGCCTGAAGACGATGAATTACTACACCTACCCGGTGTACCCGGAAGACCGCCCGGTGCAGCCGATGGCGGCGAACAAGCCGCGCGTACCCACCGCGTGGCGCGTCGGTCATTTCGTTGAAGTGAAGACCACCAACCTGGCCGCGCTGCCGAAGACCGTGGCCGCCGCGCAGAAGGTGCTCGCGCTGAACGGCATCCAGTTCGGCCTGACCCCGGCGGCAACGAAGAAGCTCGACGACCAGCGCATCGCCGCCACCTACAGGAACCTGAACGAGCGCATCGCCTCGGTGGCCACGGCGATGGGCCGGCCGGTCGCCGATGCCGTGCTCGATACCGTGGATTTCGAAGGCTCCGGCAATTATGCCGACCGCGAAGGCGCGCCGGCACCGATGATGATGGCGATGCGCAAGAGCGCGGATACGGCCGAGGTGGCCGAGCCGTCGTTCGAGCCAGGCGAAACCACGCTGCAGATGCGCCTGGTGGGCAAGGTGCGCTTCCGCTAGTTCGATTCGCTACAGTAGCCCCAGGCGGGCCACCTGATTTGCGTGCTCCTCTATAATAGGGATCACCCGGCCGGCGTGCAGTCCGGCCGGAAACAGAACAACAACGCAATCAGGTCTCAATGGCTTACCTCTATGGCTAAATTTCCCCGTCGCCGCCCCAAGATCGGCGCCGCTCCCAACGGCAAGGCGCCGCGCCGCGGCCCGTTCAGCAGGTTCGCGCGCAAGGCCGGCGATACGCGGCCCCGCCGCGGCATCTACCTGCTGCCGAACGCATTCACGACCGGCGCGCTGTTCTGCGGCTTCTATGCGATCGTGATGGCGATGAACCAGCGCTTCGAGCATGCGGCCTGGGCCATCTTCGTGGCGATGCTGCTCGACGGGCTCGATGGCCGCGTCGCCCGCCTCACCAATACCCAGAGCGAATTCGGTGCCCAGTACGACAGCCTGTCCGACATGGTGTCGTTCGGCGCGGCGCCGGCGCTGGTCATCTACGAATGGTCGCTGCGCGGCCTGGGCAAGCTGGGCTGGATCGCCGCGTTCGTCTACTGCGCCGGCGCCGCGCTGCGGCTGGCCCGCTTCAATACCAACATCGCCGTGGTCGACAAGCGCTACTTCCAGGGCATGCCCAGCCCGTCCGCGGCCGCGCTGATCGCCGGCTTCATCCTGCTGATGGTGGACCAGGGCGAGGTGGGCGTGCGCTACGCGTGGGTGTCGTGGGCGCTGGCGCTGTTCGCCGGGCTGACGATGGTCACCAATGTGCCGTACTACAGCTTCAAGGACATCAACTTCAAGAAGTCGGTGCCGTTCATCACGGTGTTCCTGATCGCGCTGGGGTTCGCGCTGGTGTCGATCGATCCGCCGAAGGTGATGTTCCCGATCTTCCTGCTGTACGGCCTGTCCGGCTACGTGGTGTATGCCGTGCGGCTGGCGAAAGGCAAGCCCGTGTCGATCGTGCAGACCGACGAGGAACTCGACGAAAGCGAACGCCGCTGACCTGGTCGGCGGGCATGTCAAGGAGTCAAACCCATGAGCAACCGCCTGATCATTTTCGATACCACCTTGCGCGACGGCGAGCAATCGCCGGGCGCGTCGATGACCAAGGAAGAAAAAATCCGCATCGCGCGCCAGCTGGAAAAGCT
Above is a window of Pseudoduganella dura DNA encoding:
- a CDS encoding PEP-CTERM sorting domain-containing protein; the protein is MMKSTALLIAALVAPFAMPAAGAAPAVTATISYSQFKFSVVDLTPDDGVAAGFSLTRSHSEVAMQFIDSAGKYVGLSRNYADIAHEAVSLTHEGKELTVTATGAGSTASAIIPSAYAPRGQATMASTSTWEFTLAPNSLLVLTGEATLNVGISEVLSGQLRASTEFSGLGVLGSDTDTPSSSTFSYLHTTQFGQQGDLNTGFGLSLSNFSDSSQQGIFRLNTHNFARVFTAATPPPVPEPATYMMLVCGLVAMAVSARRRRASAGT
- a CDS encoding alkaline phosphatase family protein; translation: MKTSLLLPLALSIPLHAAAAPAAPAPAPASASSSAPKLVVVMAVDGLPQEQVVRYRDQFGQGGFRRLLEGGAWFTDAHQAHGTTVTAVGHAAILTGAYPNQHGIVANNWVDRATGQQVYCTEDRDHKYIGEETDPSDGTSPARLRVDTLGDQLRYATGNRARVIAVSGKDRGAILLAGKGGTAYMYMESSGNFASSTWYMQQHPQWVQRYQAGKPQDRYYGQKWTPLLADSAYANDAEGPLFNFSYYSEGGKPDADYYKRLKEGPPVDELTLDFARAAIEGEALGANPAGVPDLLGVSLSGHDYVNHRHGPESRMSHDHLQRLDRMLAGFFSYLDKRVGADGWMIVLTADHGFANSAEFSQRQRIDAGRVDSKKLMAGLEQHLAATFNGAKPITNAVLPNIYLDGGAIDKAGLKRADVEQAASRWLQAQAGIADVYTRTRFEESGATGTRQDLLMRRGWHRHESGDLVVVTRPYWAFGSGTGGATHGTPYRYDTSVPLMMMGKRWIAPGNYTQYAEVVDIAPTLAAVLKVRAPAGAEGRVLTEVLRGSAR
- a CDS encoding SIMPL domain-containing protein (The SIMPL domain is named for its presence in mouse protein SIMPL (signalling molecule that associates with mouse pelle-like kinase). Bacterial member BP26, from Brucella, was shown to assemble into a channel-like structure, while YggE from E. coli has been associated with resistance to oxidative stress.), producing the protein MTLMKTVAAAALIFAAAQAAAQAPVPTTGTTVIIPAYGEVKAPNDQATATLAIEEQDRDKAAAASRVNQKMKQGLDILKREDPQASLKTMNYYTYPVYPEDRPVQPMAANKPRVPTAWRVGHFVEVKTTNLAALPKTVAAAQKVLALNGIQFGLTPAATKKLDDQRIAATYRNLNERIASVATAMGRPVADAVLDTVDFEGSGNYADREGAPAPMMMAMRKSADTAEVAEPSFEPGETTLQMRLVGKVRFR
- the pssA gene encoding CDP-diacylglycerol--serine O-phosphatidyltransferase, which encodes MAKFPRRRPKIGAAPNGKAPRRGPFSRFARKAGDTRPRRGIYLLPNAFTTGALFCGFYAIVMAMNQRFEHAAWAIFVAMLLDGLDGRVARLTNTQSEFGAQYDSLSDMVSFGAAPALVIYEWSLRGLGKLGWIAAFVYCAGAALRLARFNTNIAVVDKRYFQGMPSPSAAALIAGFILLMVDQGEVGVRYAWVSWALALFAGLTMVTNVPYYSFKDINFKKSVPFITVFLIALGFALVSIDPPKVMFPIFLLYGLSGYVVYAVRLAKGKPVSIVQTDEELDESERR